The region GAGAGATTTATGCACATGCTAAAACCATGAATTATGGCACAGGAGTAAATCTCTCATCAGGTTTTGTTTTGACGTTATTACCTCTGTTTTAGGAGATTATCTTTTTTGTGACACGATGTTTCTGTAAggttgttttttatatttaactcTTGCgcactgtatgttttattgtatcttgaaagaaaaaaaaaatttaaaaaatccgTCCATCCCGCTGGCCGAGAAGAATCCATGCTTAGGGACTGTTAGCCCCTGAATCTGCGATGGATTATTCATGAGTGACAAGAAGAAATGTCTAAAAGAGGTGCAGTCTGTTCATGTCTTCTCCTCTTCATTGCTTTCACACCCAagtctttctctgtttgcacTGTGACTTCTGCAGCAGAGTAGCCTGATGACATGACTCTCCTCTTACTGCGATGGCAAATCATAGCCACGTGCACCCAGTGCAACTGTTAAAAATACTCTTGGTGCGTGCTCACGAATATAAAAGCAAGCCTACACATATATGCACCAGAAATGAGTATTCTGTATAGGAGCTCTGAGGTAGATGATATGGGATTGCAAGATGAACCGTTGACACTCTCTCTGCCAGTATGTGGAGGAATGCGTTTGTTAAAGGAATCCCAAAATAGCCTAATAAGTTACAACAAGTTAACAGTGTCAAAAAATAATGAGTACTGTGTTACTCTCTCAAGGAAAGAAGAAGATTAACATTAATAGTTCTGACATTAGAGACACAGTCTGCTGATGGTGAATATATAAAGATGTTTGTGGTTACCAGAATTTcctgcaaacacatttttgatgatTTTAAAGTCTCCCTCTGCTCCAAAATGTGTTTGGCTTGTTGTTATTTCACCGTGATGTTTGACCTTGactgtgcagaatgatgaaTGCGCAGACTGTGACACTAGAAGGCTGGGGGAAAAACGTTTCTGTGCCCTCACATTTAATCTCAGTTTAAGATGTGCAGATGTGAGCAGGACTGGTTTGGAAGGCAGTCATACACAAGCGTGACATGGAAACTTTTCAGTGCACTTACGCTAAAAATGGGagacattttgtgtctgtaatttcaacttttgaaattaaaaatatttgcattttcataGATTCTGGATTTATAAATGGGGGAGAAGGGGCAGATGTCAATTTAAGAATTTCAAAGtaggcaatttttttttgtggaaaaaccaTGTCAGACACAAACTATTTTTCAAAGCATGTGTCATGTAACACATCTGAAGACCTTTAAAGATAAAGATACTTTTTCCAAATGCAGTCCAGTGCCTGTGTGGCAGGTCACGTTCAGTGACAGGGCAGGATGCTGTTATGGGGGATCAACCAGAATTGTTTGTTCATTAATGTGGCTCCCCATCAGCTACTCTTCCTATACGTTCATAAAATAAAGTACAACACATCTTCATGTGATTATGTAAATCAAAAGcaagtaatatttaaaaaaaaaggaaattaaataacattaaaaggAGCTGTATCCAGTTGTAATACAGTATAATGAGCACTGTAGCACACATGCTGTAATCAAATATCTACAGCTAACCAAATGCTATGTAGAGCAATACAATACACTTCCCCCataatatatacagtacattattaTATCCTATGGGCATTCTACTTATAGGAAATCTGACATTACTACATTACTAGTCTGCTCTGTGCTGGCTGAGCAGAAAAAGCAGCCCTACATGGTAttgttgtctttctctgatTTTCACCAACACCaggtgtatttatttatttagtctgtTGTTGAACTTAGctcctttttaaaatttaaatcttTGCCTAAATAATCAGCTAAGTAAGTAACCAATTCTTCACACAATGATTCTTCTGTAAATTTgcagttttaaaacaaattacacATTTGTGTGAACTCCTAAAATTTCTGTTTACAGCCAAGGGCTGTGTTCTCCCCTCTGTCTTGTTCAAGTGTGTGTTCACTTAGTGCCATGAAAAGTAGGCTATCAAAGCACCACTGGCAGAACAGAGGCCATTCAGTGCGGACTGGCAGCTGAACATCAGTCCAAGCCTTTTCCACTGGAGGAGCTCCAGCAGCGCACACGCTGCCCTCCCCTCCACAAcacctcctgcttctcctccgaTCTTCATGAGTTTCACAGAAAAATTgcgcctgtttttttttttgtggacttTAGCGCGAAGTGGTTACTCTGAGAAACCAACGTACATGATGCGTCCTGCCAGCGCATCCTGCGCTTTGAGCTGCGCCAATTTCTTAGCGCACTAGAACTTGTCTGCGCTTCACCAGAAGAGCGCGAACTCACCACAGATGAAAGCTGGTGGTTTAATTCACaggagaagaagtgaaatgattttttcttctttttctttgacgACGAACAGCTACACTCTTACACTTATCCGGACTGTTGGATTTGGATTTTAAATGTCACCGCAGCTGGTTTGTGGCTGAGGCGGAGGCGCAGCGTGAGCAGCCCCGCTCTTATAGTACGCTATAAAATAAAACGACCATCATGTTGTCTTTGgtaaataaacatttcttaGAAATAACCTCTGTATTATATTAGCCAAAGTTTCTTCGCGTGTCTTTTGCGCTGCTCAAGCTCCCAGCAGCAGCCGGAGCAGGAGTGGGAGTTGAGAGGAAGAAGGTGACTGAAGAAGGACGGGAtataaaatactgaatatttcttcacatacattCAAGGCACTTCTTTTTTGGGGGAGGACAAtctgaaaaaaacagcatgtttgtgcagggaagaagaaaggagatGACTACCAACACTCTTCTCCTGctcttcattctctctctcacaagtGAGTTGTTCAATATTCTTTCATTTGTgaagtatgagtgtgtgtgtgtgtgtgtgtgtgtgtgagtgtgtgtttcggttataaacactgttttaatattttaatgtgtttctatCTGATAAAGACATTTTGCCATCATAAAAAATGATCCTTTTGACCCACTCTGTGATtcttttacccccccccccccccccacacacacacacacatacacacacagcactcctTCTTTAGTTAGCAGTGGCCTGCTAAAGTCAGATTGATCAGCTCAATAAACTACTAGTGAAGTTAGTTAAGTGTCAGTGAACTGCAGGAGATGACTGGAGATGAATGACTGCAGCGTCCTGTGTATAATCATGCACAGCTCACATTAAAGGTGGCACTACAGAATTTAATATTGACTTTTAATCACACCCTGAGCCATATTGCAAATCCTTCAAGCAGACAGGCTGAAGGATGTGGTTTTATGGGCTTGAAACTGCTTCTTTTTTGTAATCAAATGATATTAAACTTTTAATTATGGCTCCACTAACTACCTCAGCTTAAGAGCCTGGTGGGGCCCACTGTATGTATCAAACAGTTTCAATACTTGTAATATTCATCCATATTCTCTGGGAAGCAGAATGCTAcctgaaagaaaatgtgaaccAATCATAGCGTAATAATcctgaacattttcatttaatgattCATTTTATCTCTCTGCAATGGTTTGAACAGTATTTCAAAACCTTCTCCACATGCTAGGAGCATAATTATGGTTCAGGCTGCCAAACACCCCAAATATCTAAAAAGAATTTCAAGGACGTGACCTTGGTGCCCTCAATGGTATCTGCAACCTGGTGTGTCGCTTAGCtatgttgtgtgcatgtgtgtttctgtcattcagCCACAACACTCTTAACAGCAACTTATACCTCGGGGACAGGGttttaaaaactgtgtgcaGTGTTCGTACTCTTAAAATACTTGTACGTAAAAGCAGATGGGCTTTTTGAATAATTTACAGAGGGCTATTTTATATCTTCAGCCACGAAAGAACTGTCTACTGTCTTCTAGGCAGAACACTTGAATGTCTCAACCACTGTCCTAAAAGAGGAGCTCCCTTTTATTAACTGGACCATGTGTTTCATGGATTGTTGGGTTTTCCATCCTTTACCCACGAAATTGCTTAAGCTCGTAGGATgggctttagctttagcttgttgggcttaaaaaaaaaacaaaacaaaaattaacaAGGCGAAAAACTAAATCAGAGCCATCATTGCTCATATCCGCTTGGCAAAAACAGCTGGACTCTGACAAAGATCATGTATGACAGGTAACATAGTCAAGCATTATTCTGCAGCATCCATCAAGGCAAAGATACCCTGAGGTCCACTtctaaattatttaaatgatgtAATGCACCAAGAAGGCGCATATCACTTCTCTGTGTCTTCCACCATGTtgttgtgagtgtttgtgtttccctgaAGGCCTGTCGGATTTGACCAGGCCTTgcactatactatgatgtttggCATCACTCCTCAGTGACAACCTCATCAGTTCAACTGAAACTGTTGTAAAACCAAGAGTgtcaatttcattttttttccccactgaaaTCAGCATGGGGATGCTTTATTTCCCTGAACTCACTTTAATAAAGGAGCTTTCTCCCACACGTTCATTGCTTGGTCCTGACTGTAGTGCACTGTCAGGAACTGCAGGAAGTCACTAGTCTTAGCCAAGAAATAGTCAAACAAGAAAACCCCACACTGCCCACTTAAAACAGCCAAttgtcattttcactgtttggtttttgttcagaTAAAACAAATGAGATTGATGTTCCTTAGTGAGCCTGTAGATGTGTTTGCAGGTGGATTTTGAAACCTTcaaacagagccaggctaaatGTTTCCCCTCGctttctagtctttatgctgagctaagctaagTGGAGAGAGtgatatcagtcttctcatctaactctcagcaatgAGGGTAACAACCTGATTTCCAAAATTTTGTGCTATTTCTTTAATGTACGTAATGTAACGTACTTTTCTGAAGCAAATGTCCTTGTAAGTaaatcagaattttaaaattaataataCCACAATGCTTTCAccccatttttcctgctttgttcCCAGGAAACAGTATTATTGTGCCCTGTAATTAATAATAAcatactcagaaaaaaaatacttgcaGTGTAATTTACATatcttaaacacacacttggAGCCCCCTTATTCCCTAacctcttgtcttcctctcttttacATACATATTTCTCCCAGTGCTTGGTGTTTTATTTATACGCTTTATATTCATATTACGCTGTGATTTGCATGCTGTAATCTGAAGCATTACCACCCATGTTCATAAAACACGCTGCACTGCTACACTGGGGCCACTTCAGATGAAAGTTAAATGTGATTAAGGTTCTAACTATTAGGTTATCTTTCAATTTAACCAACATCTTTCTCTCAGACAGATTCTTCTAAGTTCTCACTTGATGGCAAATCATGTGgttaaaataatctgcagaCTGAAGAGTTTTCACGTAGTTCTAATAAttcccttccctctttctctcgttccacacagctgaaaacactgGTGTTCAGTGTGACGTGAAAACTTGAagcatgttgaaaaaaaaaactacgcATCTATGCTCACTCAGCCTTCACTGCATGTAATCTTCCAAAAACAGACAATTCATGTGGCACAGAGGGGGTGAAGCCATCCAGATATTAAACGCTCTCTGTGCTGTTGTCACTTTGTTTGACAATGTGGACATAATGGCTGCGGAAGCCAAGAGAGTGGGTCAAAAGCGTTTTGTTTCTGACTTATTCATACGATCACTTTTACATAACCAATAATTTAGGGCTGAAGGAACACAAAGCTTCAGGGATCCTCTCACAGGGATGGATGCATGActgaatttttgtttgttcttttgctCTAAAACCCTGCAGTAAATTGTAAGActgcaagacacacacacacatgcacacacacacacacacacacacacagctactaAGAACACATGATTCAGCCTTAATGCCCTTTGGTAAATTTACTTCATCTACAGCCAACTTGCTTATTGTTCATCATTCATGAAGACACTGGGCTGAAAACATACTTTGAATATTAACCTTGGAACCGCAACACACGCACAGGATGTGGTGACATTTTTGTATTGAGcgttacactgtaaaaaaacaaaaaaaaaaaacaaaaaacaaaacactaccCCTTCCACCAGAGTTTGTGGTTTGCTACTAGACAAACACATGGCATTTATTTACTGATGACATTTACGTTTGGCTGACTGACTGTGCTCTTTTCAAACAGAGCAGCGTAGGTACATGCAGCTGTGTTTGTACGTTCTTTTTTAAGCATACATGCATCCTGGGGTTTGTAGCCCTTTCAAAATGTCCACTTTCAAAATAtaactgtgtttttcctgtaggCAGCAGGGCAGAGAATGCAGAGGAGCGGCTGGTGAACTACCTGTTGGGTCCGGAGCGCTACAATAAACTGATCAGACCAGCTGTCAATAAGAGCCAGCAGGTCACCATCTCTATACAGGTGTCCCTGTCTCAGCTTATCAGCGTAGTAAGTATacttaaatacacagacacacacccttgTACACAAATACAGATCAATATGTATCAGAATGCTTGGGGCCTGGACACCAGTACTCATTGGTCATAAATTATAAATCCACCATTTGATGATTGGTTTGTTAGCAGATGAAATAATTGTAAATCCAGTTTTaatgtctctgcagcaggactACACCTCTGTAAGGCCTCTACCCATATCAACTTCAACCAgggactttttatttttgtttttgttttgttttgttttgtcacctGGACCCGACAACTTGGATTCACATCTTTTAAAGCCTCTGGCCAATCTTGTGCTGTCTACTCTTTAAAGTCTTTCAGTATACTTGGGCAATATTTGCATGCAGATTTGCTATTTCACACTTTGTTATGTAAAAATTGCATCACAGTTCTGTATAAACTTTAAAACTCCTGGTCCTCATTAACCTTACAAAGATGGTATCATCAATATAGAATCAGTTTTATTAGTTCATTTTATTAGTTCATTAGTTCATAGTTGGGAACATCATGTAAATCCAGGGATTGCTTCACCCAACAGGCTTTTCTCACAGCTgacattctgacattttgattgTAGGAAAAGCATGGATGTTACATGTTGTTGTTACGTAACTTTTATTTAATCAgtgctgtcctctgtctcctggcCCCTGTTCCATCAGGAAACTCCaaagtcttaaaaaacaaactgtaattaaGGGGTGTGATTGCTTTATTTAAACCTTTGTAATTGCTGTGTGGTAACTTTGTAACTGCTTCACTACAGTAACTTGGCCTGGTCTCCCTTAAAAACAGCTAcatgattattttaaaaagcattgaATAAATATTACACCATTATGTGTTATAATAAAAACTTTATAAAACTGAGAGAAAGGCATGCAGGATAGAAGAACTGGTGACTATCAATTGCCTGTGGGTGTGATGTTTTCTGTCCGTTTTCCTGTCACTTTGAGTTAGTCCTGTGATAGACAGGTGACCTGTCCGAGGTGTACACCACCTCTCACCCAAATGCATGTTGTGATAGACTGAAGCTTCCCCTCAATCTCAGGACAAAGCAatttagaaaatggatggatggataatttttggatatttatttattttatttttttaaagtaatccATTTTTGGATTATCCATGTTTTTGGAATATTGACGGAACACACTTTAATTCACTACAGCACACAGGTGCACCTATAGACCACAAGTAAACAAGCTGTAGAAGTATGAGAGGAATttgtaaacatccatccatccaacacAAAAACTCCTGCACAAAACTGCAATTCAGCTCTTTGTGACATTTATGTAGGTGTGGGATGGTGTGTAATTTTGCCCTCAACCTAAAGGTGTGCTTTGATATTTAGGTTTGACCTTTAATGTGTCACAGAGAATAGGCGACATTATAATgatagaatttatttttttaaatcaaaatattaTGTAAACTATACACAATGTATGACGTGCTAACTGGTGTTTTCTTTCAGAATGAGAGGGAGCAGATAATGACGACCAACTTATGGCTGTTTCAGGTACAGTACCATCCTTGTCACTGCTGCGTGCACATACAAAACTCAGTGTACAGTTTGGCAGTAATGAAGTTTATGGACCCTCTCTCTACAGGAATGGAATGACTACAGGCTGAGATGGGACCCAGACAAGTATGAAGGCATCAAGAAACTACGAATACCATCCAAACACATCTGGCTTCCTGATATCGTGCTCTATAACAAGTAAGTATATGGCTGCCATCCCACAAAGAGAAGACCAGTTTGTATTTGATTTAGATGGTCTGGTTCTATCATCCTGTTTTATGTAATGAAAATAGTCTTCAGCATTTACagcctgtgtgtatatgtgtgtcagGTGGCCTTGTATTAATGGATTACACTATGCTATTAATGGAGTTATAGTATATCATTTTACAGCGTTTAAGAGGCTTTCCAACATTAACCATCCAGGctttagaagaagaaaatctgTGTCTAAAATAAGCATGTTTTTCTATGGGGATTTTATAACTACAACGTtctgcattttctcttttaatttctCCAAACCTGTTTTTGCTGAGGTGAAGGGGATTAGTGAATAATCTGGCTTTATTATCACTTCAGCCAATCATGAGTTAGTGCTTGGGTTTGTCTGATTATTATCTCTGCTATAAAGGGGAAAAGGCGTCTTCAGAGCTGGTGGTTAGCTTACATCACATGTGTcttatttaaaggaatagtttgacattttgggaaatatgcttattcgctttcttgctgatacttagatgagaagattgaagccactctcatgtctgtctgctggAGCCAGGTGGTGGTTAGCCACcacctagcttagcacaaagactggaagcagagggaaacagctagcttggctctgtccaaaggtgaCAAAATCCACCATTACAACAAACTGTAGCCAAGCTAACATTTCCTGACTGTATCTGCATAAATACCAGAAAGAGACAAGAGTAGTGTTGATCCTGCCATTTAACTCTCAACAGGAAAGCAAATAGATAAAGTATATTAAAGGCCATTTGGCTTTGATTTATATGCCTTCTTCTACCTCTGACTCTCACATCATCTCCAAAACTGTCACAGTGCCGATGGCGTCTATGAGGTTTCCTTCTACTGCAACGCCGTGGTCTCCAACACAGGGGACATTTTTTGGCTCCCCCCAGCAATCTACAAGTCGGCCTGTGCCATCGAGGTGCAGAACTTCCCCTTCGACCAGCAGAACTGCACTCTCAAGTTCCGCTCCTGGACCTACGACCACACTGAGGTGGACCTAATCCTCACGAGCGACTTTGCCAGTCGCGATGACTTCACGCCTAGCGGAGAGTGGGACATCGTGTCCCTCCCTGCACGCAAAAACGAGGACCCCAACGACATCACCTACCTGGACATCACCTATGATTTTGTGATCAAGAGGAAGCCGCTTTTTTACACCATTAATCTGATCATTCCGTGTGTGCTGATCACGTCGCTGGCCATCCTGGTTTTCTACCTGCCGTCAGACTGTGGGGAGAAGATGACGCTGTGTATCTCAGTGCTGCTGGCCCTCActgtgttcctgctgctgatATCAAAGATAGTGCCACCCACCTCTCTAGCAGTGCCACTCATCGGTCAGtcatatttgtgtttgtctgtgtagaGTTGAGAAAATTAGAGATGTGAAACTATTGGAATAACCTACAGATTATTGCTGCATCTTATTAAGAGAAAAACCTGAacccaaaaccaaaaatatattgaggtctttaatctttaattttgaaaatctttttttttttttttttttttttaaatatgtatagTATTTATCTTACAGGGCCTTTATTACGGGCTGGTCTTCTTTGTCCATGTTAGACATGCTGTCGGCTGTTATGTGAGAATCAGCCATTATTTTAATACTGAATAACAAATGATCAGAAGAAtacattatatttatttgttcgtcttgttatttttcactctctcatagGTAAATACTTGATGTTTACCATGGTACTGGTAACCTTCTCCATTGTAAGCACGGTCTGCGTCCTCAACGTGCACCACCGCTCCCCGTCCACCCACCACATGCCCGACTGGGTCAAACGCCTCTTCTTAGTCCAGCTACCCACCTTCCTCCTCATGAGGCGTCCAGGCTCTTCCAACGTCCGTGATAAACTCCGCCGTAAGTACGCCAACCGGAGTACCGTGGGGAAAAGCAGTTCCcagagctgcacagacaaaaaacagTACTCCAACATCAGGCTCGGCGGGATCCGAACAGACACCGACTCCTTCTACGTGAATGAGGACCTGGCCCACAAGTTTTGCTGGAAGGTTGGCGACATCCCAGATGGCGGTGGTGGATTTTCAGACTTCCGGAGGCCTTTGGCTGTTCAGTGGGATGCAGATCTGGAGGAAGCAGTGGATGGAGTGAGATACATTGCCGAACATATGAAAACAGAAGACGATGATGAAGGGGTGAGGAGATAAagactggtaaaaaaaaatgtgtgatgaGCAGGAACAGATGGTATCAAGGAATAAAAGGAAATAAGACAGAAAGAATATATTATTGAATGGAATAAGGGAagagaagacacacaaaagCAGATTATGGAGATGATGACAAAGATGCAACAGGGAGGAATGAGAAGATTTGTACAGGAAATAAAGAGCCTATCAGGAGCAGAGGGACGGAACATGCCACATCTTAAATTGCTCGGTATTTGCTTTTGTCCCCCTCTGACATTGTTCCAACCTGTCAATCATCTCTCTGttcctgaaaacatcagatatCCTCAGAAAACCCtgcacacactggcacacataTAAATCCAAACTGACTGAGGACATACACCCTAACCCCAGATTTGTGGCCCTGGGCCTCTAAACTTCCAGAAAACTCCCACACTTAATAAATATTACAAACAAGTTTTCCAGCTGTAATTGCTCATGGCAGGCTTTTCATCAAGCCGCCTCGCTTCCCCTCGGTATCAGCCGGCTGCAGTGCAACTAAAAATATAACCTGATACATATTTGGTGTCCTAtaagcttcacagccacagcagcagttaaTAAAACACCTCTTACATACAAAACTTCAGAAACCCTTATCAAAGCTGCTTTAGGCAGAAGacataaaacactgtgtttccCTGATGATCAtcgcctacacacacatactttaaaTTCATGATGTGACTTGTCTTAACCACCTTGTTGGTTTGGTTCCAGATCATAGAGGACTGGAAGTATGTGGCCATGGTGATAGACCGCCTGTTCCTGTGGATCTTCatcctggtgtgtgtggtgggaacACTGGGGCTCTTCATGCAGCCGCTGTTCCAGAGCTATAACACACCCACTGCTGATGACACTGAGTGAGTgacacactgaagcacacaGTTACATACATCGCAACACACCAAACAACTTAACAAAGACTAAGTGTCTTTGATAAAGGAAATACTTGACTTTTGTACACGTAGCAAATGAACAGACCCACACTTACACAAAATAAGTTTGTATCTGAACTGTTTCAACAGCTGAATATTTCCCTTGTctgttgttctctctgtctgacaaaGTGCTGCTCTTTGTTTGTTTAGCGATGGTCAGTGTGTAGAACTGGTTCTGAATTAAACTGGCTCCAAATTCATAGGAACCAGGgatttgttttgaattttgccCAAACTGTAGTGAGCACCTGCCTCCTGCATCTCTTTATTTGATCTACTCAGTTAGTGATCGCTAACATTGTGCCTGATTTTTGaagttttgtttgtcatttcttttcacaagttcataagaacaagaagaagaagtagtaAAAACGGACCAAGTCTAAACTACACGAGCCCTATAGCTGTCGATTCTGCTCCTGCTAACcatttaaacatttctcttcatttcaaaCAAAGCTACTGCTGAAGCATAAAACTTGATATTCCTGGACCAACCAACCATAAAATCAGGTGTTTATGTCAATTCATTTAAATGAACTGGCTATTAgaacagcaaaacaaatgtatttaaatgaaaaagtcccagtatatatactgtatgtcttcaTTTATATTAACCACATTGTGCTTTTCTTTCCAGGTATGGAGATTTCTAGGATTTCTGTGGcatgaaaaaggaaacagatgaaTTAGTCTCTGTGATAAGAACTTTAACTGAGAACCAACACCAGGCCTGACTCAGATACATAGTTTCTGACACAACATACGAGTTGTGGAGTGTTTTCTCCAGTGTTTAACTTTCACAGTGTACAGAACAAACCACAAAACCAGTGAAGAATACTGGCAATTTCTTGTCCTGTAAGATCATGAGGcctgctctcctctgcagtATTACTGATGTGAAAAACAAGAATTTAGACATTACACGAATTGTTCGTTATTACAGTACAATGGACCATATATTCTTTTTCTCTACACTTCTCAAACCAATCTGTATTATAACAAAGTGAGGATACTTCATCCTCTCCACCTTTTCTcttcataaaaatattaatgcaccatctctctctctctctctctctctctctgtctttttcttgttctgCTTCAGAGCTTTGTGCCTCCTCTCCACCATACATCTCCCAAGCAATGTTATAACACATTGTCTTATTTTGAGGAATGTGTGTTCTTCTCTTACTttcttacttcttcttcttcatttctgtccttctctcacGTGCTTggttattctctttttttctctgtctataAGACAGCTTAAAGAAAATGTGtgctaaaatgaaaaaacaacagaaaggatGTGAGGATGGAAAGAAGTCTTGGAAAAGATGGATGAAATTCAAAACAGCTGTGACAACTGCCTTAAACTGTTGCTGAATATGAATTCACACTGACTATGCTCTAAAACAATACGTTGAATAAAAAGCTGTGAATTTTAAGTTTGGCCATTGCTTTTCCCTCAGTCATTTGCtcaccatttttttcttcttcttttctcacaTAGACgcctttcactgcagacattttgacatgtgacAGTAGGAAAAGTTTAATAATTGAATTCCATTTAACTCTTttggtttcagggtcctggtttTGATCACATTGGCTAGTTTTGGTTCACAttcggtggtggtggtggtgggggggggtgtccATTGAGTCCATAGCTTTGTGGAGGTGAGAAAGGAAGCTGCATTTCAGCTTCTCTCTCAAGCTTCCTTCGTTTCCGGCACTTTTTGAATGCAACACTATAAATGCCCTCCGGGAGAGTCTGAAAATGTACGCTGTTATCTCTGCATTTAAATAGGCAATTCACATCAGGTATAAATACTTTTGCCTTCTGATATGATTGACATATCCCAGTCCATACAGTTGAAATAATTTGTGCACAACTTTCACTAACATTTTCTCAAAATACCTCGGCC is a window of Toxotes jaculatrix isolate fToxJac2 chromosome 4, fToxJac2.pri, whole genome shotgun sequence DNA encoding:
- the LOC121180988 gene encoding neuronal acetylcholine receptor subunit beta-2-like, whose protein sequence is MYDVLTGVFFQNEREQIMTTNLWLFQEWNDYRLRWDPDKYEGIKKLRIPSKHIWLPDIVLYNNADGVYEVSFYCNAVVSNTGDIFWLPPAIYKSACAIEVQNFPFDQQNCTLKFRSWTYDHTEVDLILTSDFASRDDFTPSGEWDIVSLPARKNEDPNDITYLDITYDFVIKRKPLFYTINLIIPCVLITSLAILVFYLPSDCGEKMTLCISVLLALTVFLLLISKIVPPTSLAVPLIGKYLMFTMVLVTFSIVSTVCVLNVHHRSPSTHHMPDWVKRLFLVQLPTFLLMRRPGSSNVRDKLRRKYANRSTVGKSSSQSCTDKKQYSNIRLGGIRTDTDSFYVNEDLAHKFCWKVGDIPDGGGGFSDFRRPLAVQWDADLEEAVDGVRYIAEHMKTEDDDEGIIEDWKYVAMVIDRLFLWIFILVCVVGTLGLFMQPLFQSYNTPTADDTEYGDF